A single window of Oreochromis aureus strain Israel breed Guangdong linkage group 7, ZZ_aureus, whole genome shotgun sequence DNA harbors:
- the si:ch211-272n13.3 gene encoding ankyrin repeat domain-containing protein 26 isoform X5, with product MKKIFSFTKKKKHPSDTPDSASRLSVGYELKDKDLGKVHKAALAGDLAKLKQLAKKNDVNQLDKENRTALHIACASGHVEVVHFLVESKAKLNLCDNQNRSALMKAVQGQHDNCVSILLENHADPNLMDINGNTALHLAANIPSVPTAVLLLQHGAQINSQNKEGFTPLMVAVRENHVEMAQFLLKETADVNSVDQDQRSPLMIAAGNGEVCMVKLLLQFDADTTLKDTKGCSADNYAGINGHHSCSHLIIEHDTQRTDRASLSHQDLSKKKKKMLSTPSQDLEAGFSLGGPATDRDEHGADEAGRDFEDNSQSESLSRVSKRAADDWPSSDDDDESVLIEKKPLKVDLSKMIASKRGEVASALADTSLSGSDSEPESENRVQRIPSLPKAFSSSKSLQDPVDPTPITFLTSASQMTSTPLPHYRKKEDSTEDEDEEEDDNDKEGEQDEEEEGDESAENDQLEESGESCDANSPAPEAEVSKEKKRDFLSELGLEGGEDDQSSWSSESHSENLNIDEQKRGLNSQNEGEKEESKKNLLYVPSFVRGDRGNKMAVLEPRRSVGRPRVSQGGVASSSNDDLEGELADQYNKVQKETERVKWEPLNVLSKLEGDVSRKTDVMEELGLGDVDDLEDASDWDSASTASMGALSGHRVASPVVKKIPECSSSSDKDQEKDDVTTATLTHQKSISPDKTLPITHSQSVPQPQPRTRKTVPQKLESEEESDWETENITSCKTAQNDNPLQNMAEPQATVKPRSADPSLMEKDSEIITEFEEQQQKEKDDAVDRSELDLNKSDNGKKDNEFRDLCSPGESGGVPWEKRYEKLWVEVEKREVKSTFKSVAGELKEKFGELFKSRHDITEEQVTAGSASAEEDSSDEEDGEVIERPTARAKSTALLTIPEQRESGPEDSAAESNANSLCEDRMQEQPACDGTVTSRADLSQTEENTASSEDDPNEFAICQPPFRSSAPVPGVSDEELEEDMESFKLEIGKGRTEIEVEVQKSSTSQVTSGIALEETGMGKPETSLGCLSNQAEALDQEQQPEAAMSTNRAPVQLHLPVQQTCISNKQEKQAVVETLQSELVRGAQGSRAPQTNTHINGGPLCVFDDGTLSEVSDDEGSLAASGPKKDKDREEVGMAEDFDELTQSSDTATDDADSPATGYSHASLLIKKLDSATLDSTCVVKLQNIFHEYERSIKKAKDRHRYLTDKVALLETERRDLKSSLEDIKDAKSAMERVQLELQTEVTNLKFQLKQERENHRHTTMKYSTAADKMRRMDEEHQKEIQEMQKVHMNLELEIKRLVNNMKQLEQAHNETQRLLAQERSARTLQENLLSSHLRKHQETEEENKRNMIKSSEVLSQLTEASDRERELLQQTASLQEQLTILRTDSERLQTQSSLNESHLIEAREILKEELEEVRRESQLNNETMAQVVFNYKNQVTTLKSELAITTTRLENERQIRDKLEEEVELTRTRLAGAVKDAEHCLASKSETEKALLREKEEHQRLKDRLAGEAASQREEVSTLSQKLAKAESHANSMENEVHRTTMQLTEKGVLLEVLQREKDQAVAHVKELEKALQTHREEVSCNKACQEATKERLVQAQSEAMLLRQQLEEAQNKGAAKERAVTDAQERFSDILSKLRSDCEERVQLLEDRNKELASKAVDLRDQVYKLEEDKNERETSLRQLQQELADSLKKLSMSEASLEVNTRYRNDLEEEKTRLLKDLDRLKGKLEESEDEYVQSERRINSLKSTLEEREKELSTAAQKLQEALSTSAASDTTIKQLEDAVQRLEIENARLEAAAKQQSNKIDALQKGAQEAAALSGCSPGGGVRSHLEDMVTNLQSSKMTLEDQLNREVQKQSLLSHTAQDSRALWEEELKGRSKLGVRLAELEKEKGELNSQMEIEKKKAKKIAEQKKAVDTRLDQEIKRNTELQKEMYRLRALLKTAKKKMRDQDAGGAEFGSPMSSMRMDLGRHTEGHFGRMKDRVDDLQVQLEKEASLRRQLEKVNEELKDQVTSLKSMSHSNDLLERSKRQLEEEVLDLRRRMETAQVEQSHVEQYRRDAEERARQEIQQKLEQVNLFLQSQAASQEALDQIKAANEASLRSQLEQRIRELEGELGRARTSQQESVNQRESTRTELERYRQLYTEELHLRKSLAAKLERANSRLAEANSKLLNERSRSLITNGSLGAPSLDFSSLASPANFGASLGPLNRNLGLGLSLLNPVTEGQNSRVEDYLAKMQSELDRSITRELNNATADLDVASARMSPVGSARKELDPVSRATQQYLEVLKKNSMI from the exons ATGAAGAAGATATTCAGCTTCactaagaagaaaaaacacccgTCCGACACTCCAGACAGTGCAAGCAGGCTTTCTGTTGGCTATGAACTGAAAGACAAGGACCTCGGGAAGGTTCACAAGGCTGCCTTAGCGGGTGATTTGGCAAAGCTGAAGCAGTTGGCTAAGAAGAATGATGTCAATCAACTTGACAAGGAGAACAG AACTGCACTGCATATTGCCTGTGCTAGTGGTCATGTCGAGGTGGTACACTTCCTCGTTGAGAGCAAAGCCAAGCTTAACCTATGTGACAATCAAAATAGATCCGCCTTAATGAAG GCAGTGCAGGGCCAGCATGACAACTGTGTGAGCATACTGCTGGAAAATCATGCTGACCCTAATCTGATGGACATCAATGGCAATACGGCACTACATTTAGCGGCAAACATCCcatctgtccccactgctgtcctGCTGCTGCAACATGGGGCTCAAATCAATTCCCAGAACAAG GAGGGTTTCACGCCTTTGATGGTAGCAGTGCGAGAGAACCATGTTGAGATGGCTCAGTTTCTCCTCAAGGAGACTGCTGATGTGAATTCTGTGGATCAAGATCAAAG GTCCCCATTAATGATAGCTGCTGGAAATGGAGAAGTCTGTATGGTAAAGCTGCTCCTGCAGTTTGATGCAGATACCACACTAAAGGATACCAAAGGATGTTCAGCTGATAACTATGCAGGAATAAATGGGCATCACTC ttgTTCCCACCTGATCATAGAGCATGATACCCAGCGTACAGACAGGGCCTCCCTATCACATCAAGATCtgagcaagaagaagaaaaaaatgctgaGCACTCCTTCCCAAGATCTTGAAGCAGGCTTCTCTTTGGGAGGACCAGCCACTGACAGAGATG AGCATGGAGCAGATGAAGCAGGGAGAG ATTTTGAAGACAATTCTCAGTCAGAGTCACTAAGTCG CGTTTCAAAAAGGGCTGCAGATGATTGGCCAtcatcagatgatgatgatgaatctGTTTTAATTGAAAAG AAACCTCTGAAAGTTGACCTCAGCAAAATGATTGCATCTAAAAGGGGAGAAG TAGCTTCGGCACTAGCTGACACATCGTTGAGTGGCTCAGACTCTGAGCCAGAAAGTGAAAATAGAGTTCAGAGAATCCCATCCCTCCCAAAGGCTTTCTCATCCAGCAAAAGTCTTCAGGATCCAGTAGATCCCACTCCCATTACCTTCCTTACCAGTGCATCCCAGATGACTTCCACTCCGCTTCCACACTACAGAAAG AAGGAAGATTCCACtgaggatgaagatgaggaagaggatgatAATGACAAAGAGGGGGAAcaagatgaggaggaagaaggagATGAATCAGCTGAGAATGATCAGCTTGAAGAAAGTGGAGAGTCTTGTGACGCCAATTCGCCTGCTCCCGAGGCCGAAGTTTCtaaggagaagaagaggg atttccTGTCTGAGCTGGGTCTAGAGGGGGGTGAGGATGACCAGAGTTCATGGAGCTCTGAG TCCCACTCGGAAAACCTGAATATCGACGAGCAGAAACGAGGATTAAATAGTCAGaatgaaggagagaaagaagagagtaAAAAGA ACTTGTTATATGTTCCCTCATTTGTAAGAGGGGATAGAGGCAATAAGATGGCAGTGCTAGAGCCTCGGAGGAGTGTAGGCAGGCCAAGAGTCAGCCAGGGAGGGG TTGCCAGCAGCAGTAATGATGATCTTGAAGGTGAACTTGCTGATCAATACAATAAAGTACAGAAAGAG ACCGAGAGGGTAAAATGGGAACCACTTAATGTTTTGAGCAAGCTTGAAGGCGATGTCAGCCGAAAGACAG ATGTAATGGAAGAGCTTGGTCTGGGTGATGTTGATGATCTGGAAG ATGCATCGGACTGGGACTCAGCCAGTACTGCCAGTATGGGAGCCCTGTCTGGTCACAGGGTGGCGTCCCCTGTAGTTAAGAAAATACCAGAGTGCTCCAGTTCATCTGATAAGGACCAGGAAAAAGATGATGTTACcacagcaacactgacgcaTCAGAAGAGCATCAGCCCAGACAAGACACTGCCCATCACACACTCTCAATCTGTTCCCCAGCCCCAACCTCGTACACGGAAGACGGTCCCTCAGAAACTAGAGAGTGAAGAAG AATCTGATTGGGAAACCGAAAACATAACATCTTGCAAAACAGCTCAAAATGACAATCCGCTACAAAATATGGCTGAGCCTCAAGCAACAGTTAAACCAA GGTCCGCTGACCCCTCACTGATGGAGAAAGACAGTGAAATCATCACAGAATTTGAAGAGCAGCAACAAAAG GAGAAAGATGATGCAGTAGATAGAAGTGAGTTAGATCTAAATAAATCTGACAATGGAAAAAAGGATAACGAGTTTAGAGATCTTTGCAGTCCTGGAGAAAGCGGTGGCGTGCCATGGGAAAAACGTTATGAGAAGCTCTGGGTAGAGGTggagaaaagagaggtaaaGTCCACCTTCAAGAGTGTCGCTggtgaattaaaagaaaaatttggAGAACTGTTTAAATCAAGACATGACATCACAGAAGAACAGGTCACAGCTGGATCCGCCTCTGCAGAAGAAGATTCAAGTGATGAAGAAGATGGGGAAGTCATTGAGCGTCCTACTGCGAGAGCAAAAAGCACTGCCCTTCTCACCATACCTGAGCAGAGAGAGTCTGGACCAGAGGACTCTGCAGCTGAATCGAATGCAAACTCCTTATGCGAGGACAGGATGCAGGAGCAACCAGCTTGTGATGGCACCGTCACAAGCCGTGCTGATCTAAGTCAAACCGAGGAGAATACTGCAAGTTCAGAAGACGATCCCAACGAGTTTGCTATATGTCAGCCTCCCTTCAGAAGTTCAGCACCTGTTCCCGGTGTTTCTGATGAAGAGTTGGAAGAGGACATGGAAAGTTTTAAACTTGAG ATTGGAAAAGGGAGAACAGAAATCGAGGTTGAGGTACAAAAATCAAGTACTTCCCAGGTTACTAGTGGAATAGCATTGGAGGAAACTGGTATGGGGAAACCTGAGACCAGCTTAGGATGCCTGTCAAATCAAGCTGAAGCACTTGACCAGGAGCAGCAGCCCGAGGCCGCCATGAG CACCAACAGGGCTCCAGTGCAATTGCATCTCCCAGTCCAGCAAACCTGCATTAGCAACAAACAAGAGAAGCAAGCTGTAGTGGAGACTTTACAGTCAGAGTTGGTCCGAGGGGCCCAGGGCAGCAGAGCCCCTCAGACCAACACACATATTAATGGAGgtcctctctgtgtgtttgacgATGGCACTTTAAGTGAAGTGTCGGATGATGAAGGAAG TTTGGCAGCAAGTGGACCAAAGAAGGATAAG GACCGTGAGGAGGTGGGAATGGCAGAAGATTTTGATGAACTCACTCAGTCCTCAGACACAGCCACAGATGATGCTGATTCACCTGCTACAGGCTACAGTCACGCCTCCCTCCTCATTAAGAAACTGGACTCAGCAACTTTGG ACTCAACATGTGTAGTGAAGCTGCAGAACATTTTCCATGAATATGAGCGCTCCATCAAGAAGGCAAAGGATCGGCATAGGTACTTGACTGATAAAGTGGCCCTGCTGGAAACAGAGAGGCGAGACTTGAAGAGCTCATTGGAGGACATTAAAGATGCCAAGTCTGCCATGGAGCGGGTCCAGTTGGAATTACAGACTGAAGTTACAAATCTCAA ATTTCAGCTGAAACAAGAACGGGAGAATCACCGCCACACCACCATGAAGTACAGTACCGCTGCCGATAAGATGAGGAGGATGGATGAGGAACATCAGAAAGAAATTCAGGAAATGCAGAAGGTGCACATGAACCTCGAGCTAGAGATTAAAAGACTTGTTAACAACATGAAACAG CTTGAACAGGCCCACAATGAGACGCAGAGACTGCTGGCTCAGGAGCGCAGTGCACGCACCCTTCAGGAGAATCTTCTGAGCAGCCATCTGAGGAAGCACCAAGAGAcagaagaggaaaacaaaagaaacatgaTCAAAAGCAGTGAA GTTTTATCTCAGCTCACAGAAGCCAGTGACAGGGAGCGAGAGCTACTGCAGCAGACCGCTTCCTTACAGGAGCAGCTCACCATCCTGAGGACAGACTCTGAGCGTTTGCAGACTCAAAGCAGTCTGAACGAGAGCCACCTTATAGAGGCGAGGGAGATACTGAAAGAAGAGCTCGAAGAGGTACGGCGGGAATCCCAGCTTAACAATGAAACCATGGCCCAAGTTGTGTTCAACTACAAAAACCAGGTTACGACCCTTAAATCTGAACTGGCAATAACAACGACCCGTCTGGAAAACGAACGTCAGATTCGCGATAAACTGGAGGAGGAGGTTGAATTGACTCGCACTCGTCTGGCTGGGGCTGTAAAGGATGCCGAGCATTGTCTCGCATCTAAGTCAGAAACCGAGAAGGCTCTGCTCCGGGAGAAAGAGGAACATCAGCGTCTCAAAGACAGACTCGCAG GTGAAGCAGCCAGTCAGCGTGAGGAAGTCAGCACCCTGTCCCAGAAGCTGGCCAAGGCAGAGTCCCACGCAAACAGCATGGAAAATGAAGTTCACCGTACCACCATGCAGCTGACGGAGAAGGGCGTCCTGCTGGAAGTGCTACAGCGCGAAAAGGACCAGGCAGTCGCTCATGTCAAGGAGCTAGAAAAGGCTCTGCAGACtcacagggaggaggtcagctgTAACAAAGCATGTCAAGAGGCCACAAAAGAGCGGCTAGTTCAAGCACAGAGCGAGGCCATGTTACTAAGGCAACAGCTGGAAGAGGCCCAAAACAAAGGCGCTGCAAAGGAGCGTGCTGTGACAGATGCCCAAGAGCGCTTCAGTGACATTTTGTCCAAGCTGCGCTCTGACTGTGAAGAGAGGGTACAGTTACTGGAGGACAGAAATAAGGAGCTCGCCAGTAAGGCGGTGGATCTCCGCGACCAGGTCTACAAGTTGGAGGAAGACAAGAATGAAAGAGAG ACTAGTCTGAGGCAGCTGCAGCAGGAACTCGCCGACTCACTCAAAAAGTTGTCAATGAGCGAAGCCTCTCTGGAGGTCAACACGCGCTATCGCAATGACCTGGAGGAAGAGAAGACTCGGCTCCTCAAAGACCTGGACAGACTCAAAGGAAAG CTGGAGGAAAGTGAGGATGAGTATGTGCAGTCAGAGAGACGTATTAACAGCCTGAAGAGCACTTTGGAAGAAAGGGAAAAGGAACTCTCCACTGCTGCTCAGAAACTCCAGGAGGCGCTGTCTACCTCAGCTGCTTCTGACACCACGATCAAACAGCTGGAGGATGCTGTGCAGAG GCTGGAGATTGAGAATGCCAGACTAGAAGCTGCTGCGAAGCAACAGTCCAACAAAATTGATGCACTGCAGAAAGGAGCTCAGGAAGCTGCCGCG CTATCTGGCTGCTCACCTGGAGGAGGG GTTCGAAGTCACTTGGAGGACATGGTTACGAACCTCCAAAGCAGTAAGATGACCTTGGAAGACCAACTGAATAGAGAG gtcCAGAAGCAGAGCTTGCTCTCTCACACGGCCCAGGACTCTCGGGCCTTGTGGGAGGAGGAGCTAAAAGGCCGCTCTAAGTTGGGAGTACGATTGGCAGAActtgaaaaggaaaaaggagaaCTGAACAGCCAG aTGGAGATCGAAAAGAAGAAAGCCAAGAAAATAGCAGAGCAGAAGAAAGCTGTTGATACTCGTCTGGATCAGGAGataaagagaaacacagagctTCAAAAAGAAATGTACAG GCTGCGAGCCTTATTGAAgactgcaaaaaagaaaatgcgAGATCAAGACGCTGGTGGTGCTGAGTTTGGCTCTCCTATGAGCAGCATGCGGATGGATCTGGGCAGACACACTGAGGGGCACTTTGGGCGAATGAAAGACAGG GTGGACGATTTGCAGGTGCAGTTGGAGAAGGAAGCATCTCTTCGCAGACAGCTAGAGAAGGTGAATGAGGAGCTCAAGGATCAGGTGACTTCCTTGAAGAGCATGAGCCACAGTAATGATTTGCTTGAGAGGAGTAAGAGGCAGTTGGAGGAAGAGGTACTGGACCTAAGACGCCGAATGGAGACTGCTCAGGTTGAGCAGAGCCACGTGGAGCAGTACCGGCGCGATGCAGAGGAAAGAGCTCGGCAGGAAATACAACAGAAGCTGGAGCAGGTTAACCTGTTCCTCCAG